Proteins encoded in a region of the Haloarcula sp. CBA1129 genome:
- a CDS encoding molybdopterin-binding protein has translation MVDFQSRDTRRGPTDGEDDETGEGETGDNEESAAVDTDTEASTSEPSEAADTAAGNDDVAASEGDGTEPAAVADTTGDSDQTAAEPETDSAVTERIDEAAEQSRDSQPTDDTQNTERVDDSRQEPHDEPHPETQATTRPTETPQGETAPTTQTVTQSDASQEQSVAVAVVTVGTTTEEGDPTGEAVETALEAAGQDVTARERLQGGYDSIQGAVDRLVGRDDVEVVVTAGGLGVAPSEQTLEAVHPLFEKALPGFEEVYRGLLFEQQGTGVITVRATAGIAGGTPVFCLPADPAAARIAIDEIIAAEAGNLVAELP, from the coding sequence ATGGTGGATTTCCAGTCCCGCGACACACGCCGGGGCCCGACTGACGGGGAAGACGACGAGACAGGTGAAGGCGAAACGGGGGACAACGAGGAATCCGCAGCGGTCGATACTGACACTGAGGCATCTACTTCAGAGCCCAGCGAAGCAGCGGATACAGCGGCGGGAAACGACGACGTAGCAGCCAGTGAGGGCGACGGTACAGAGCCGGCCGCGGTAGCCGACACGACGGGAGACAGTGATCAGACCGCAGCAGAGCCTGAAACCGACAGCGCTGTCACAGAACGAATCGACGAGGCGGCAGAGCAAAGCAGAGACAGCCAGCCAACGGACGACACACAGAACACCGAGAGAGTTGATGATTCGAGGCAGGAACCTCACGACGAACCCCACCCTGAGACACAAGCAACCACCCGACCGACGGAGACACCGCAGGGCGAGACGGCTCCGACAACGCAGACAGTGACCCAGAGCGACGCGTCACAGGAACAGTCAGTTGCCGTCGCCGTCGTCACGGTCGGGACGACGACGGAGGAGGGCGACCCCACGGGCGAAGCGGTCGAGACAGCACTCGAAGCGGCCGGACAGGACGTCACAGCCCGTGAGCGCCTACAAGGAGGCTACGACAGCATCCAAGGGGCCGTCGACAGACTGGTCGGGCGCGACGACGTGGAAGTCGTCGTCACCGCAGGGGGCCTCGGTGTCGCCCCGTCGGAGCAGACTCTCGAAGCGGTCCACCCGCTGTTCGAAAAAGCCCTGCCGGGATTCGAGGAGGTGTACCGGGGCCTCCTGTTCGAACAACAGGGCACCGGTGTCATCACCGTCCGTGCGACTGCCGGAATCGCCGGCGGGACGCCAGTGTTCTGTTTGCCCGCGGACCCAGCGGCCGCACGGATCGCTATCGACGAGATCATCGCGGCGGAGGCCGGGAATCTCGTCGCCGAACTTCCCTGA
- a CDS encoding aldo/keto reductase codes for MDEIQVQGTSVPALGLGTWQLTGPSCTETVETALEMGYRHVDTAQAYGNERQVGLGMEAAAVDREDVFLTTKLDGSNRDERSVRRSTRESLNKLGTDYLDLLLIHWPNTPWMASLSETLGAMNDLVEEGLVRHIGVSNFSPSLLDEARDLSSAPILTDQVQYHPYWDQRKLLDYCRIHDVLLTAYSPLARGGVLDDPALVQLGNTYEKSPAQIALRWLVQQDGVAAIPKASSREHLEANMAVFDFELTEAEMERIRDPSKVKTGLQFVRSQLPF; via the coding sequence ATGGACGAGATTCAGGTCCAAGGAACGTCGGTCCCCGCACTCGGCCTCGGAACGTGGCAGCTCACCGGCCCGTCTTGTACCGAGACCGTCGAGACCGCCTTGGAGATGGGCTACCGCCACGTCGACACCGCACAGGCGTACGGCAACGAGCGGCAGGTAGGGCTGGGAATGGAGGCCGCCGCCGTCGACCGCGAGGACGTGTTTCTGACGACGAAGCTCGACGGCTCGAACCGTGACGAGCGCAGCGTCCGCCGGTCGACGCGGGAGAGCCTGAACAAACTGGGGACAGACTACCTTGACCTCCTACTCATCCACTGGCCGAACACGCCGTGGATGGCGTCGCTGTCGGAGACGCTCGGGGCGATGAACGACCTCGTCGAGGAAGGGCTAGTCCGGCACATCGGCGTCAGCAACTTCTCGCCGTCGCTGCTGGACGAAGCCCGAGACCTCTCCTCGGCCCCCATCCTCACCGACCAAGTGCAGTACCACCCCTACTGGGACCAGCGCAAACTGCTGGACTACTGCCGCATCCACGACGTGCTCCTAACGGCCTACAGTCCGCTTGCCCGCGGCGGCGTCCTCGACGACCCGGCACTCGTCCAGCTCGGCAACACGTACGAAAAATCCCCGGCGCAGATCGCGCTCCGGTGGCTGGTCCAGCAGGACGGTGTGGCCGCGATTCCGAAAGCCTCCAGCCGCGAGCATCTGGAAGCGAACATGGCCGTCTTCGATTTCGAACTCACCGAGGCGGAGATGGAGCGGATACGGGACCCGTCGAAGGTCAAGACGGGACTGCAGTTCGTCCGGTCGCAGTTGCCGTTCTGA
- a CDS encoding glutamate-cysteine ligase family protein, whose amino-acid sequence MEYWVIDDAGRLVEPGALVDATPGAEREFVEPLLEVKTTPCETATELREELLDRLGAVLRRADEFGKRLVPLSTPVNADDIRELPSDRTRIQNCVVGDDFEYVRHCAGTHIHVEQQPGREIDQLNALIAIDPALALVSSSPYFRGRRLADSARSKLYRWMAYNSVPHQGWLWSYVTDRAEWDRRLERRYDEFVTAAVEAGIDRRTVAANFEPESAIWTPVQIRAEFGTVEWRSPDAALPSQVLQLADAVASLMDHLRGTEVRIEGETGRVTDDEIVLPEFDAVLEYANDAIRDGVSADSVWSYLDRMGFDVDAYEPVAPTFDRPEPITARDAREIRLEHADRLQDDVRQAAPVALD is encoded by the coding sequence GTGGAGTACTGGGTCATCGACGACGCGGGCCGGCTGGTCGAGCCGGGCGCGCTCGTCGATGCAACCCCGGGAGCGGAGCGGGAGTTCGTCGAGCCCCTGCTAGAAGTCAAGACAACGCCGTGTGAGACAGCGACAGAGTTGCGCGAGGAACTCCTTGACCGACTCGGGGCCGTGTTGCGGCGGGCCGACGAGTTCGGGAAACGCCTCGTTCCGCTCTCGACCCCGGTCAACGCCGACGATATCCGGGAGCTGCCGAGCGACCGGACCCGGATTCAAAACTGCGTCGTCGGCGACGACTTCGAGTACGTGCGCCACTGCGCCGGCACGCACATCCACGTCGAACAGCAGCCGGGACGGGAAATCGACCAGTTGAACGCGCTAATCGCTATCGACCCCGCACTGGCGCTCGTCTCGTCGTCGCCGTACTTCCGCGGCCGGCGGCTGGCCGACAGCGCCCGCTCGAAACTGTACCGCTGGATGGCGTACAACTCGGTGCCACATCAGGGGTGGCTGTGGTCGTACGTCACCGACAGGGCCGAATGGGACCGCCGACTCGAACGGCGCTACGACGAGTTCGTGACCGCGGCTGTCGAAGCCGGTATCGACCGTCGAACCGTCGCGGCGAACTTCGAGCCCGAAAGCGCCATCTGGACGCCAGTCCAGATTCGTGCGGAGTTCGGAACCGTCGAGTGGCGGTCGCCCGACGCTGCGCTGCCGAGCCAGGTTCTGCAACTGGCCGACGCCGTGGCGTCGCTCATGGACCATCTCAGGGGGACCGAGGTGCGTATCGAGGGCGAGACGGGCCGTGTTACCGACGACGAAATCGTGCTCCCGGAGTTCGATGCCGTACTGGAGTACGCGAACGACGCTATCCGGGACGGAGTCAGCGCCGACAGCGTGTGGTCGTATCTCGACCGGATGGGATTCGACGTGGACGCGTACGAGCCGGTCGCGCCGACGTTCGACAGGCCGGAACCAATCACGGCTCGCGACGCCCGAGAGATTCGACTGGAGCACGCCGACCGCCTCCAAGACGACGTGCGACAGGCCGCACCGGTCGCACTCGATTGA
- a CDS encoding MBL fold metallo-hydrolase — translation MVTALADDSWWYDLTGVNATLVDDDGTLTLVDTGFPWHGNELVAGLSDAGYELRDLDRILLTHFDFDHVGGLTAFDGVDATIYVGKRDVPLVTGEQAPPLGNHKGAFQRLVSPFLDAPANDVVPLTDGDTVGSFTAYHTPGHTPGHVSYVSEELSLGLLGDLVREDSGRFEPSPWLVSYDTDVVKQSIRTLCESAPEFETAVPGHGVPFQRGGDDRLDRLAATL, via the coding sequence ATGGTAACGGCGCTCGCCGACGACAGCTGGTGGTACGATCTCACGGGCGTCAACGCGACGCTCGTCGACGACGACGGAACGCTAACGCTCGTGGACACGGGTTTCCCATGGCACGGAAACGAACTCGTCGCCGGCCTGAGCGACGCCGGGTACGAGCTCCGGGATCTGGACCGGATTCTGCTCACGCACTTCGATTTCGACCACGTCGGCGGGCTGACGGCCTTCGACGGCGTCGACGCGACAATCTACGTCGGGAAGCGGGACGTGCCGCTGGTCACCGGCGAGCAGGCCCCGCCGCTGGGAAATCACAAGGGCGCGTTCCAGCGCCTCGTTTCGCCCTTTCTGGACGCACCGGCTAACGACGTGGTTCCCCTCACCGACGGCGACACCGTCGGCAGTTTCACCGCCTATCACACCCCGGGTCACACGCCGGGCCACGTGAGCTACGTCAGTGAGGAACTGTCGCTGGGACTGCTCGGTGACCTCGTCAGGGAAGACAGCGGCCGCTTCGAGCCCTCGCCGTGGCTGGTGAGCTACGATACCGACGTGGTCAAGCAGAGCATCAGAACGCTCTGCGAGAGCGCACCGGAGTTCGAAACGGCCGTGCCGGGCCACGGCGTCCCCTTCCAGCGCGGCGGCGATGACCGACTCGACCGGCTCGCAGCGACGCTGTGA
- a CDS encoding NAD-binding protein — protein MKVVLVGSDPNGLRDALDAEGHAVTVADVGNRPGLEEAGIHEADVYLLTEMSQATSIAVAKDLNPDLRVVVYAEGSLPDFASRQADLVVDPDLLDADAVAEELD, from the coding sequence ATGAAGGTCGTTCTCGTCGGTTCGGACCCGAACGGACTCAGAGACGCGCTCGATGCCGAGGGCCACGCGGTCACGGTTGCCGATGTCGGCAACCGACCCGGTCTTGAGGAGGCCGGCATTCACGAGGCCGACGTGTACCTGCTGACCGAGATGTCACAGGCCACTTCGATTGCCGTCGCCAAGGACCTCAATCCCGACCTGCGGGTCGTCGTCTACGCCGAGGGGTCGCTACCGGACTTCGCCAGCCGACAGGCCGATCTCGTTGTCGATCCGGACCTGCTGGACGCCGACGCGGTCGCCGAAGAACTCGACTGA
- the guaA gene encoding glutamine-hydrolyzing GMP synthase has product MVDVDEFIEEAKAEIADEIGDKHAVIGLSGGVDSSTAAALAYEAIGDQLTAVYVDTGLMRKGETDEIRETFDYMDSLRIVEAQDRFLDELEGETDPEEKRHIIGEQFIREFETVAREVDADYLVQGTIYPDRIESEGTIKSHHNVGGLPERIDFEGIVEPMRDLYKDEVREVARALDLEEIISERMPFPGPGLAVRIIGEVTEEKLEVAREANHVVEEELEEYEPWQALAAVIGKATGVKGDNRVHGWVVAVRSVESRDGMTARAQELDWDTLQRMQSRITGAHENVARVVYDVTHKPPATIEYE; this is encoded by the coding sequence ATGGTGGACGTCGACGAGTTCATCGAGGAGGCGAAAGCAGAGATCGCGGACGAGATCGGTGACAAGCACGCTGTCATCGGGCTCTCTGGCGGCGTCGACTCTTCGACCGCCGCCGCGTTGGCCTACGAGGCCATCGGCGACCAGCTCACCGCCGTCTACGTCGACACCGGGCTGATGCGGAAAGGCGAGACCGACGAGATCCGCGAGACCTTCGACTACATGGACTCGCTCCGCATCGTCGAGGCACAGGACCGCTTCCTCGACGAACTCGAAGGCGAGACCGACCCCGAGGAGAAGCGCCACATCATCGGCGAGCAGTTCATCCGGGAGTTCGAGACGGTCGCTCGCGAGGTCGACGCGGACTACCTCGTGCAGGGGACCATCTACCCCGACCGTATCGAGAGCGAAGGAACGATCAAGTCCCACCACAACGTTGGCGGCCTCCCCGAGCGAATCGACTTCGAGGGCATCGTCGAGCCGATGCGGGACCTCTACAAGGACGAGGTCCGCGAGGTGGCCCGCGCGCTCGACCTCGAAGAGATCATCTCCGAGCGGATGCCGTTCCCCGGCCCCGGACTTGCCGTGCGCATCATCGGCGAAGTCACCGAGGAGAAACTGGAAGTCGCCCGTGAGGCCAACCACGTCGTCGAGGAGGAACTGGAGGAGTACGAGCCGTGGCAGGCACTCGCCGCCGTCATCGGCAAGGCCACGGGTGTCAAGGGCGACAACCGCGTCCACGGTTGGGTCGTCGCCGTCCGCTCCGTCGAGAGCCGGGACGGCATGACTGCCCGCGCTCAGGAACTGGACTGGGACACGCTCCAGCGCATGCAGTCGCGCATCACCGGGGCCCACGAGAACGTCGCCCGCGTCGTCTACGACGTGACCCACAAACCGCCGGCGACCATCGAGTACGAATGA
- a CDS encoding CTP synthase — protein sequence MPTEPETDYDPELGRKFIFVTGGVMSGLGKGITAASTGRLLKNAGFDVTAVKIDPYLNVDAGTMNPFQHGEVYVLKDGGEVDLDLGNYERFLDIDMTFDHNVTTGKTYQHVIEKERSGDYLGRTVQIIPHITDDIKRRIREAAEGNDVCIIEVGGTVGDIEGMPYLEALRQFAHEEDEDDILFTHVTLVPYSKNGEQKTKPTQHSVKELRSIGLQPDILVGRCSDKLDIDTKEKIALFCDVPTEAVFSNPDVDDIYHVPLMVEEEGLDQYVMEELDIASEALPEDERENRWRDLVTQKTEGEVEVALVGKYDLEDAYMSVHEALKHAGLEKNVDVNVRWVNSEKMNDHHADRMREADAIVVPGGFGARGTEGKIEAIRYARENDVPFLGLCLGFQMAVVEYARNVLDLEGAHSAELDEDTPHPVIDILPEQYEIEDMGGTMRLGAHETEIDENTLAATLYGGESCTERHRHRYEVNPEYIDDLEAAGLKFSGYAENRMEILELAPEDHPYFIGTQFHPEFRSRPTRASPPFVGLLEAVLGDDPHSVTTEEVSH from the coding sequence ATGCCGACCGAACCTGAAACGGACTACGACCCCGAGCTGGGTCGGAAGTTCATTTTCGTCACCGGTGGTGTGATGTCTGGCCTAGGGAAAGGCATCACCGCCGCCAGTACAGGCAGATTACTCAAAAACGCCGGGTTCGACGTTACAGCGGTCAAAATTGACCCGTACCTGAACGTCGACGCCGGGACGATGAACCCCTTCCAGCACGGCGAGGTGTACGTGCTCAAAGACGGCGGGGAGGTCGACCTCGACTTGGGGAACTACGAGCGGTTCCTCGACATCGACATGACCTTCGACCACAACGTCACCACGGGCAAGACCTACCAGCACGTCATCGAGAAAGAGCGGTCCGGCGACTACCTTGGTCGTACGGTCCAGATCATCCCACACATCACTGACGACATCAAGCGGCGCATCCGTGAGGCCGCCGAGGGCAACGACGTCTGTATCATCGAAGTCGGCGGCACCGTCGGCGACATCGAGGGAATGCCCTATCTCGAAGCGCTCCGGCAGTTCGCCCACGAGGAGGACGAGGACGATATTCTCTTTACCCACGTCACGCTCGTGCCCTACTCGAAAAACGGCGAGCAGAAGACCAAGCCCACCCAGCACTCCGTGAAGGAACTGCGATCTATCGGCCTCCAGCCCGACATCCTCGTCGGCCGCTGTTCGGACAAACTCGACATCGACACGAAGGAGAAGATCGCGCTGTTCTGTGACGTACCGACAGAAGCCGTCTTCTCGAATCCCGATGTCGACGACATCTACCACGTCCCGCTGATGGTCGAAGAAGAGGGCCTTGACCAGTACGTGATGGAAGAACTCGACATCGCGTCGGAGGCGCTGCCCGAGGACGAACGGGAGAACCGCTGGCGTGACCTCGTCACCCAGAAGACCGAAGGCGAGGTCGAGGTCGCCCTCGTCGGCAAGTACGACCTCGAAGACGCATACATGTCCGTCCACGAGGCGCTGAAACACGCCGGGCTGGAGAAGAACGTCGACGTGAACGTCCGGTGGGTCAACTCCGAGAAGATGAACGATCACCACGCCGACCGGATGCGCGAGGCCGACGCTATCGTCGTGCCGGGCGGCTTCGGTGCCCGTGGCACGGAGGGTAAAATCGAAGCCATCCGGTACGCCCGCGAGAACGACGTCCCGTTCCTCGGGCTCTGTCTCGGCTTCCAGATGGCCGTCGTCGAGTACGCCCGTAACGTGCTGGATCTAGAGGGCGCACACTCGGCGGAACTGGACGAGGACACGCCCCACCCCGTCATCGATATCCTCCCGGAGCAGTACGAGATCGAGGACATGGGCGGGACGATGCGGCTGGGTGCCCACGAGACCGAAATCGACGAGAACACGCTTGCGGCGACGCTGTACGGTGGCGAGTCCTGTACGGAACGGCACCGCCACCGCTACGAGGTCAACCCCGAGTACATCGACGACCTCGAAGCCGCCGGGCTGAAGTTCTCCGGCTACGCCGAAAACCGTATGGAGATACTCGAACTCGCGCCCGAGGACCACCCCTACTTCATCGGGACGCAGTTCCATCCGGAGTTCCGCTCGCGACCGACGCGTGCCAGCCCGCCCTTCGTCGGTCTCCTTGAGGCTGTGCTCGGCGACGACCCGCACAGCGTGACGACCGAGGAGGTGAGCCACTGA